Proteins co-encoded in one Aspergillus fumigatus Af293 chromosome 6, whole genome shotgun sequence genomic window:
- a CDS encoding methionine aminopeptidase MAP1 — translation MGVEVATRKCMGVECANNAGSLQCPTCLKMGTDSFFCSQDCFKRSWSEHKAIHKSKTTGHFNPFPSFQFTGSLRPVYPLSPMRTVPKSIPHPDYAKDGIPRSEQKFVGRHNITILNKEQQEGMRKVCRLAREVLDIAAREVRPGVTTDYIDEVVHKACLERNSYPSPLNYMHFPKSVCTSVNETICHGIPDQRPLEDGDIINIDVTLYHNGFHGDLNETYYVGDKARANPDAVRVVETSRECLEKAIELVKPGMLFREPGNVIEKLAKSRNCSVVKSYCGHGINQLFHCAPNVPHYAKNKAVGTAKPGMCFTIEPMINIGTHRDRTWPDDWTSTTADGSLSAQFEHTLLVTEDGVEVLTARLPDSPGGPIPMPVTEDAKTAEN, via the exons ATGGGAGTTGAAGTTGCGACCCGGAAATGTATGGGTGTGGAGTGTGCGAACAATGCCGGAAGTTTGCAATGTCCAACGTGCTTGAAGATGGGCACTGATAGCTTCTTCTGCTCGCAAGATTGTTTCAAGCGGAGCTGG AGTGAACACAAGGCTATCCATAAATCGAAGA CCACGGGACATTTCAATCCATTTCCTTCGTTCCAATTTACCGGCTCTCTGAGACCCGTCTATCCTCTGTCTCCCATGCGAACGGTTCCCAAGTCTATCCCTCACCCCGATTACGCCAAGGATGGTATCCCTCGCTCAGAGCAGAAGTTTGTAGGCCGTCACAACATCACCATCTTGAATAAGGAACAGCAAGAAGGGATGAGGAAGGTCTGCCGTCTGGCTCGAGAGGTGCTGGACATTGCCGCGAGGGAGGTCAGACCAGGTGTTACGACCGACTACATCGATGAAGTTGTGCACAAGGCATGCTTGGAGCGTAAT TCCTATCCTTCGCCTCTCAACTACATGCATTTTCCTAAATCCGTATGTACATCCGTCAACGAGACAATCTGTCACGGCATCCCCGATCAGCGCCCTCTTGAGGATggagacatcatcaacattgatGTTACCCTGTATCACAACGGCTTCCACGGCGATCTCAATGAGACGTACTACGTTGGTGATAAGGCTCGTGCGAACCCAGACGCTGTACGCGTTGTAGAAACGTCTCGAGAATGCTTAGAGAAAGCGATTGAATTGGTCAAGCCCGGCATGCTCTTCAGAGAGCCAGGCAACGTCATTGAAAAGCTTGCAAAGAGCCGGAATTGCAGTGTGGTCAAATCCTACTGTGGCCATGGCATCAACCAGCTGTTCCACTGTGCTCCCAACGTTCCCCACTACGCAAAGAACAAGGCTGTCGGAACGGCCAAGCCTGGCATGTGCTTCACCATCGAACCCATGATCAACATCGGTACTCACCGTGACCGGACATGGCCTGACGACTGGACCAGCACTACAGCAGACGGTTCCTTGTCTGCGCAATTTGAGCACACGCTTCTCGTCACTGAGGATGGTGTGGAAGTTTTGACTGCTCGTCTACCTGATTCACCCGGTGGACCCATTCCGATGCCCGTCACCGAGGATGCGAAGACGGCTGAGAATTGA
- a CDS encoding mitochondrial 37S ribosomal protein uS8m, producing the protein MSLVNLAHVCSHLNNASKARLGLTSIPHSNLHLKLCLALQNSGYLSSVVRGGPTPPPPHILLGHPAPNDEVEGIEPLTQANIASRRLWLGLKYWQSEPVLGKMSMVSKPTRRITIDVAGLRRVIRGEKSDYVEGLRTPGESLYLSTDRGILESRECVEKKIGGLVLCRVR; encoded by the coding sequence ATGTCTCTCGTCAATCTCGCTCACGTCTGCTCGCATCTGAACAATGCATCCAAGGCCCGTCTTGGTCTCACATCAATTCCTCATAGCAACCTACACCTGAAATTATGTCTCGCTCTTCAGAACTCCGGTTACCTGTCCTCCGTCGTCCGCGGAGGGCCGacccctcctccgcctcatATCCTTCTTGGCCATCCTGCGCCGAACGATGAAGTTGAAGGCATCGAGCCATTGACGCAGGCCAACATTGCCTCGAGACGACTGTGGCTGGGATTGAAGTACTGGCAGAGTGAACCGGTGCTGGGAAAAATGAGCATGGTCAGCAAGCCTACGAGAAGAATCACAATCGATGTTGCTGGACTCCGACGTGTGATCCGCGGCGAGAAAAGCGATTATGTGGAAGGGTTACGGACACCCGGCGAAAGCTTGTACCTTTCGACTGATCGAGGCATCCTGGAGTCGAGGGAGTGTGTCGAAAAGAAGATTGGGGGATTGGTTCTCTGCAGGGTCCGCTAG
- the bna4 gene encoding kynurenine 3-monooxygenase: MADTVRKKQKLVVVGAGPVGSLAALYAAARGDEVEIYELRGDLRDPSTVPLNFTKSINLALSERGITAMKHSNREDLVNNVLRDTIPMHGRMIHGRDRGKLWEAAQAYDVHGRAINAVDRSTLNNALLDELECTPNVKLFFNHKLTGADFNARKAWFERRVPGEAPLPNSANRVPEIEVDFDFMIGADGAHSAARYHMMKFARVDYQQEYIDTLWCEFRIPPTEDGDFRISPNHLHIWPGREFMFIALPSADKSFTCTLFAPAAHYKHLGSSPQNLVESFKDHFPGVCPELISPEDLQEQFTTNPHLPLISLKCKPHHYNSSIVIVGDAAHAVLPFYGQGLNAGLEDIRVLFECLDKHGSYNLDASPDARREARAKAFQAYTDQRCADTHAINDLSKQNYLEMRWGVKTPLYKLRKSVEEALDRYVPSLGWQTQYSRVSFSNQRYSDVIRSARWQGRILALGLATTLISTVGVIAYVFWKKPRQYSPLSLLRYSWRRLSSIWVTMFRTIAYA, from the exons ATGGCGGATACTGTacggaagaagcaaaagctTGTTGTCGTCGGAGCTGGTCCGGTTGGGTCGCTGGCGGCTCTGTATGCTGCAGCCAGAGGAGATGAGGTCGAAATCTATGAACTGCGTGGAG ATCTTCGTGATCCCTCGACAGTTCCACTGAATTTCACGAAGTCCATCAATTTGGCGTTGTCTGAGCGTGGAATTACCGCCATGAAGCACTCTAACCGGGAGGACCTCGTCAACAACGTCCTCCGAGACACGATTCCAATGCATGGACGGATGATCCACGGCAGAGACCGTGGGAAACTATGGGAAGCTGCGCAAGCTTACGATGTCCATGGACGA GCCATCAATGCTGTCGACCGGAGTACCTTGAACAACGCTCTACTCGATGAGCTGGAATGCACGCCTAATGTGAAGCTCTTCTTTAATCATAAACTGACCGGGGCCGATTTCAATGCCCGCAAAGCGTGGTTCGAACGTCGTGTCCCGGGCGAGGCTCCGCTTCCAAATTCTGCGAACCGCGTGCCAGAGATCGAAGTTGACTTTGACTTCATGATCGGCGCGGATGGAGCCCATTCTGCAGCAAGATACCACATGATGAAATTTGCCCGGGTGGATTATCAACAGGAGTACATCGATACATTGTGGTGCGAGTTCCGCATTCCTCCAACTGAGGATGGCGATTTCCGCATCTCCCCTAACCACCTGCATATCTGGCCTGGAAGGGAATTCATGTTCATCGCCCTCCCTTCCGCAGACAAGTCTTTCACATGCACGTTATTCGCGCCCGCCGCGCATTACAAACATCTGGGAAGCTCGCCACAGAACCTGGTCGAGTCTTTCAAGGATCACTTCCCGGGGGTTTGCCCAGAACTCATCTCTCCGGAAGATCTGCAGGAGCAGTTCACAACTAACCCCCACCTTCCTTTGATCAGCCTCAAATGCAAGCCTCATCATTACAACTCGAGTATCGTCATCGTGGGTGACGCCGCCCACGCTGTGCTACCCTTCTACGGCCAAGGCCTCAACGCCGGACTTGAGGACATTCGTGTATTGTTCGAATGCCTGGATAAGCATGGCAGTTACAACCTAGATGCGAGCCCGGACGCCCGTAGGGAGGCGCGCGCTAAAGCCTTCCAAGCATACACCGACCAGCGCTGTGCGGACACGCACGCCATCAATGACCTGTCCAAGCAAAACTACCTCGAGATGCGGTGGGGAGTCAAGACTCCTCTCTACAAACTTCGCAAGTCGGTCGAAGAGGCACTCGACCGCTACGTGCCCAGCCTAGGCTGGCAAACACAGTATTCGCGAGTGAGTTTCAGCAACCAACGGTACTCCGATGTAATCCGATCTGCTCGTTGGCAGGGCAGGATCCTCGCTTTGGGACTTGCAACTACCCTCATTTCCACGGTGGGAGTGATCGCGTAcgtgttctggaagaaaCCGAGGCAGTATTCGCCGCTTAGTCTCTTGCGCTACTCCTGGCGGCGCCTGAGTAGCATCTGGGTGACTATGTTTCGCACAATTGCCTATGCTTGA